TAGCCGAAGTAGGAGACAACATTTCTCTCATACCAGGGCCACCCTTAGGTCCTTCGTATCTAATAACTACCACATCACCCTTTTTAATTTGATTATTGAATATGGCCTCTACTGCCTCTTCCTCGGAGTTATACACCTTAGCAGGACCACTATGAATTAGCATCTCCTCTGCCACGGCAGATTCCTTAACTACAGCACCATCCATTGCTAGGTTTCCTGTTAAGATAGCAAGTCCACCCCTATTTCTATAAGGATTATCTATAGGTCTTATTATATTATGATCTAGTACTGTAGTAGTTTTTATATTTTCCCCAACTGCATAGTTTGTAACTGTCATACAATCTTCATTAATAAGATTTAGTTTAGTTAATTCATTCATAACGGAAGGAATACCACCGGCTCTGTGCAAATCCTCAATATGATGGGGACCACTTGGGCTTAATTTTGTTATATAAGGAGTTACTTTACTTATCTCATCAAATAAATCTAGTGGAAGCTTTATTCCTGCCTCATGGGCTATAGCTGGTAAGTGTAGTACCGTGTTAGAAGAACCAGCCATGGCCATATCTACAGTAATGGCATTTTTAAAAGCATCTAGAGTAAGTATATCAAGAGGCTTTAAGTTCTTCTCTACACATTCCATTACTTTCATGCCTGCATATTTAGCCAATTGAATTCTTTCACCAGAGTGGGCCATGGCAGTACCGTTAAAAGGAAGTCCCATGCCAAGTACTTCTGTTAAACAATTCATACTATTAGCAGTGAATAAACCAGAACAAGAACCACATCCAGGACAAGCCCGTTTAGCGTATTCTTCTAATTCTTCCATAGATATTTCATTATTTTTATAAGTTCCTACCCTTTCTATTACAGAACTAAAGTCAAGATTTTCCCCTTTGTATTTTCCAGCCCACATGGGACCACCACTTATAACTACTGATGGAATATTAAGTCTTGCAGCAGCCATAATCATTCCAGGAACTATTTTGTCACAATTAGGAATTAAAACAAGTCCATCAAAACCGTGGGCCATGGCCATAGCTTCAATGGAGTCAGCTATAAGTTCACGACTTGCTAGTGGGTATTTCATTCCTTCGTGACCCATGGCAATACCATCGCATATTCCTATGGCAGGAAATTCAATAGGAGTAC
The sequence above is a segment of the Anaeromicrobium sediminis genome. Coding sequences within it:
- the ilvD gene encoding dihydroxy-acid dehydratase — translated: MRSNKIKGGAKGAPARSLFYGMGYTREEIDKPLIGIVNAQNEIVAGHMHLDEIARAAKLGVAMAGGTPIEFPAIGICDGIAMGHEGMKYPLASRELIADSIEAMAMAHGFDGLVLIPNCDKIVPGMIMAAARLNIPSVVISGGPMWAGKYKGENLDFSSVIERVGTYKNNEISMEELEEYAKRACPGCGSCSGLFTANSMNCLTEVLGMGLPFNGTAMAHSGERIQLAKYAGMKVMECVEKNLKPLDILTLDAFKNAITVDMAMAGSSNTVLHLPAIAHEAGIKLPLDLFDEISKVTPYITKLSPSGPHHIEDLHRAGGIPSVMNELTKLNLINEDCMTVTNYAVGENIKTTTVLDHNIIRPIDNPYRNRGGLAILTGNLAMDGAVVKESAVAEEMLIHSGPAKVYNSEEEAVEAIFNNQIKKGDVVVIRYEGPKGGPGMREMLSPTSAIAGMGLDKDVALLTDGRFSGATRGAAIGHVSPEAMEGGVIGLIKNGDIINIDIPNKILEVALTDEELEERRKSHVRPEPKVTKGYLARYAKLVTSASTGAVLK